In one Nocardia tengchongensis genomic region, the following are encoded:
- a CDS encoding histidine phosphatase family protein, whose amino-acid sequence MTGKLILVRHGETEGNVGKILDTRLPGLPLTERGVAQAKSFGANLIVPPQRLFSSAALRARQTGGYIESATGVALDVLEDLQEVQLGDLEGQTSREAHLEFQKVYHAWHFGDLSIRVPGGESGEDVLARYLPALRRLRDDYLTRPDAQDVIVVSHGAAMRLVSRELTGVPRLFAANNHLDNTETIELQPFEDDRWECTRWGRYPAPFADAFAGGGDDPMG is encoded by the coding sequence GTGACCGGCAAACTCATCCTGGTTCGTCACGGGGAGACCGAGGGCAACGTCGGCAAGATTCTCGATACCCGGCTGCCCGGGCTGCCGCTCACCGAACGCGGTGTGGCGCAGGCCAAGAGCTTCGGCGCCAACCTGATCGTGCCGCCGCAGCGGCTGTTCTCCTCGGCCGCGCTGCGCGCCCGCCAGACCGGCGGCTACATCGAGTCCGCCACCGGTGTCGCGCTGGATGTGCTGGAGGATCTGCAGGAGGTGCAGCTGGGCGATCTGGAGGGCCAGACCAGCCGGGAAGCGCACCTGGAATTCCAGAAGGTCTATCACGCCTGGCATTTCGGTGATCTGAGCATCCGGGTCCCCGGCGGTGAATCCGGTGAGGACGTCCTCGCCCGCTACCTGCCCGCCTTGCGGCGACTACGCGACGACTACCTGACCCGGCCCGACGCGCAGGACGTCATCGTGGTCAGCCACGGTGCGGCCATGCGGCTGGTGTCGCGTGAACTGACCGGGGTGCCACGGCTTTTCGCGGCGAACAATCACCTGGACAATACCGAGACCATCGAATTGCAGCCGTTCGAGGACGATCGGTGGGAGTGCACCCGGTGGGGCCGCTATCCCGCGCCGTTCGCCGACGCCTTCGCGGGCGGCGGCGACGATCCGATGGGTTAG
- a CDS encoding ESX secretion-associated protein EspG: MTVLGAGRGPSLLRAVTLSLDEMQYLQETLGIDELPVVLNIMGRYDNAADHDAAMTAAAAELAGRELLEGDPARQDYRVHPELAERLRVLYRPHWVLALRWYVDGQVNRLCVAKGDDFEVVALRGLESFVLDEASHDLPGTVLAALGPAEPLELSGMHAPTADLVPIFDDVGDAATTTARLTAVCDPARDAQAIASALVQVHSHAEIVGVRYGDGTREVTGNHLAVYNTRHGRFLAITTTAEDGTKWTSFASGTQARLRIALRDLIESLPLRTEFVS; this comes from the coding sequence GTGACCGTGCTCGGCGCGGGCCGGGGGCCGTCGCTGCTGCGCGCGGTCACGTTGTCGCTCGACGAAATGCAGTATCTCCAGGAGACATTGGGGATCGACGAGCTGCCCGTGGTGCTGAACATCATGGGCCGCTATGACAATGCCGCCGATCACGACGCCGCCATGACCGCTGCGGCCGCCGAACTCGCCGGACGCGAACTGCTCGAGGGTGATCCGGCGCGCCAGGACTACCGGGTGCATCCGGAGCTGGCCGAGCGACTGCGCGTGCTCTACCGGCCGCACTGGGTGCTGGCCCTGCGCTGGTACGTCGACGGCCAGGTCAATCGACTCTGCGTCGCCAAGGGCGACGACTTCGAGGTAGTCGCGCTGCGCGGCCTCGAATCCTTCGTCCTCGACGAGGCGAGCCACGATCTGCCGGGCACCGTGCTGGCCGCACTGGGTCCCGCCGAACCGCTGGAACTGTCCGGAATGCACGCGCCCACAGCAGATCTCGTCCCGATCTTCGACGACGTGGGCGACGCCGCCACCACGACGGCACGGCTGACCGCGGTGTGCGATCCGGCGCGCGACGCGCAGGCCATCGCCTCGGCGCTGGTCCAGGTGCATTCACACGCGGAGATCGTCGGCGTGCGGTACGGGGACGGCACACGCGAGGTGACCGGCAATCACCTCGCCGTGTACAACACCCGCCACGGCCGATTCCTGGCGATCACCACCACCGCCGAGGACGGGACCAAGTGGACGTCCTTCGCGAGCGGCACCCAGGCCCGGCTGCGCATCGCGCTCCGGGATCTGATCGAATCCCTGCCGCTGCGAACGGAATTCGTGTCCTAA
- a CDS encoding PPE domain-containing protein, whose protein sequence is MTLGITGVCWLPRMAEINSVTLNTGAHAIPIAAAGSAWSGLTAAWVDATTTVARVMAEIGVGLEGSNGLTVLARLGGFAVWAEQQAVMAGIMAGKANANATAYTVASIAMPSLPEIALVETARVAAYSSGGALNGSAEAAEAAKLALDIRAALVMETYEAATSLMVTTPGQFLMPPPIAMGAGSAGAGGDAFAEGGDPVQAALGAAATLAQNPAVTSALSQVAQVAGTVATDGVTSVGNVASSAITAVANAMTQSPGLGTSGFPGMGTAGAGGAALTTHAVSYVGGGSVNIGNGAGTLRLPEGWSSGLGGTGGLGNPGGATGPAAPVAEPMGVVGTPASTAPVRSAGTGSLLGQQGGDEDETRRGHDYGRSVEVFADGRVVAPAVIGADPVDADAAQMDSVGGANR, encoded by the coding sequence ATGACACTCGGAATCACCGGGGTGTGCTGGCTGCCCCGCATGGCCGAGATCAACTCCGTCACCCTCAATACCGGCGCGCACGCCATCCCGATCGCGGCCGCGGGCAGCGCGTGGAGCGGACTCACCGCCGCCTGGGTGGACGCCACCACCACCGTGGCCCGGGTGATGGCCGAGATCGGGGTCGGACTCGAAGGTTCGAACGGGCTCACCGTGCTGGCCCGGCTCGGCGGGTTCGCCGTCTGGGCCGAACAGCAGGCCGTGATGGCGGGCATCATGGCCGGGAAAGCGAACGCCAATGCCACCGCCTACACCGTGGCCTCCATCGCCATGCCGAGCCTGCCGGAGATCGCGCTGGTGGAGACCGCGCGGGTGGCCGCCTACTCCAGCGGCGGCGCGCTCAACGGCAGCGCCGAAGCCGCCGAAGCGGCCAAGCTGGCGCTCGACATCCGGGCCGCGCTCGTCATGGAAACCTATGAGGCCGCAACCAGTTTGATGGTCACCACACCGGGGCAGTTCCTGATGCCGCCGCCGATCGCGATGGGTGCGGGCTCGGCGGGGGCCGGTGGGGACGCTTTCGCCGAGGGCGGTGATCCGGTGCAGGCGGCGCTCGGCGCGGCCGCCACGCTGGCTCAGAATCCGGCCGTCACCAGTGCGCTGTCCCAAGTCGCGCAGGTCGCGGGGACCGTGGCGACCGACGGTGTCACGAGTGTGGGAAACGTTGCGAGCAGTGCCATTACGGCCGTCGCCAATGCGATGACACAGTCGCCCGGGCTGGGGACATCCGGTTTCCCCGGCATGGGTACCGCGGGCGCGGGCGGGGCGGCGCTCACCACGCACGCCGTGTCCTACGTCGGCGGCGGATCGGTGAATATCGGCAATGGCGCGGGCACACTGCGCCTGCCCGAGGGCTGGAGCTCGGGGCTCGGCGGAACCGGCGGCCTCGGAAACCCCGGTGGCGCAACAGGACCGGCCGCGCCGGTCGCCGAGCCGATGGGGGTGGTCGGCACGCCGGCATCGACCGCGCCGGTCCGTTCCGCCGGCACCGGGTCGCTGCTCGGTCAGCAGGGCGGCGACGAGGACGAGACGCGGCGCGGTCACGATTACGGGCGCTCGGTCGAGGTTTTCGCGGACGGCCGAGTGGTCGCGCCCGCAGTCATCGGCGCGGACCCGGTCGACGCGGATGCCGCCCAGATGGATTCCGTCGGCGGAGCGAACCGGTGA
- a CDS encoding PE domain-containing protein, which translates to MVGHVLVQPEVILAAALELDLLAERLAAAATATAPATHVLPSGTEEVSFLAAAHFNTAALTHDRSVAQGILELHHAAATLRSQLAQYLAQDAMRAAGIAAIQV; encoded by the coding sequence ATGGTTGGCCACGTCCTCGTGCAGCCCGAGGTGATCCTCGCGGCCGCCCTGGAACTCGACCTGCTCGCCGAACGCCTGGCCGCCGCCGCGACCGCGACCGCGCCGGCCACCCACGTGCTGCCCTCCGGCACCGAAGAGGTGTCGTTCCTGGCCGCCGCGCATTTCAATACCGCGGCGCTGACCCACGATCGGTCCGTCGCCCAGGGCATTCTCGAACTGCACCACGCCGCCGCCACCCTGCGCAGCCAGCTGGCCCAGTACCTGGCCCAGGACGCGATGCGGGCGGCCGGGATCGCCGCGATCCAGGTGTAA
- a CDS encoding metallopeptidase family protein, whose product MSVSMSDDRFEELVGDALDLIPPELARAIDNVVVLIEPRSDEDPHLLGLYHGIALTDRDFSHYGGALPDTITIYRDAILAMCHSEEEVVEEVAITVIHEIAHYFGIDDERLHQLGWG is encoded by the coding sequence ATGTCCGTCTCCATGTCCGACGACCGCTTCGAGGAGCTGGTCGGCGATGCGCTCGACCTGATCCCGCCCGAGCTGGCCCGGGCCATCGACAATGTGGTGGTTCTCATCGAGCCGCGCAGCGACGAGGACCCGCACCTGCTCGGGCTCTACCACGGCATCGCCCTCACCGACCGGGACTTCAGCCACTACGGCGGCGCGCTACCCGACACCATCACCATCTATCGCGACGCCATCCTGGCCATGTGCCACAGCGAAGAAGAGGTGGTCGAAGAGGTCGCCATCACGGTGATTCACGAGATAGCGCACTATTTCGGGATCGATGACGAGCGACTCCATCAGCTGGGATGGGGCTGA
- a CDS encoding septum formation family protein yields the protein MPEQKTPSQWPAPPSSSRGSEPPRRRKPTALDNLLTPFRAVEAKLDKNGPLSASTVRWGLLAMAGGVTLAVLITMFVSNGFDSNRVKAHAPGAAQPTGAVAGAAFGTAKEGDCLTWTKSNASDLSKVECGSKHLFEVTADIDLSKYPGKEFGPGSRFPDSLRFSELRDEHCVSAAQEYLGGRLDPRGKFVVGLINPGEAGWKAGERTLRCGLQVSGSQGLATKPITGSVRDINQSKVYDVGTCIGIKSNLPTDPVDCAQPHAFEIVSTVDLATHFTGGPPSKDDQDKFMEDQCAKDATDYLGAPDALRNKTLTLFWDALDTRSWMAGSRSLNCLVGKGADQEGFAAITGSAKGDIQVDGQAPVPPPNNGRYTPPPLPGAVPPVIPQPR from the coding sequence ATGCCTGAGCAAAAGACGCCTTCGCAGTGGCCCGCGCCTCCGTCGTCCTCGCGGGGCTCCGAGCCGCCGCGCCGTCGCAAGCCGACGGCACTGGACAACTTGCTGACGCCCTTCCGCGCCGTGGAAGCCAAGCTGGACAAGAACGGTCCGCTATCCGCTTCGACGGTGCGGTGGGGGCTGCTGGCCATGGCGGGCGGCGTCACGCTGGCCGTGCTCATCACCATGTTCGTCTCGAACGGCTTCGACTCCAACCGGGTGAAGGCGCACGCGCCGGGGGCCGCGCAGCCCACCGGCGCGGTCGCGGGCGCGGCCTTCGGCACCGCCAAGGAAGGCGACTGCCTGACCTGGACCAAGTCCAACGCCAGCGACCTCAGCAAGGTCGAGTGCGGCAGCAAGCACCTGTTCGAGGTGACCGCCGACATCGATTTGAGCAAGTACCCGGGCAAGGAATTCGGGCCCGGCTCCCGCTTCCCGGACTCGCTGCGCTTCTCCGAACTGCGCGACGAGCACTGTGTCAGCGCCGCCCAGGAATACCTCGGCGGACGCCTCGACCCGCGCGGCAAATTCGTTGTCGGCCTGATCAATCCGGGCGAGGCGGGCTGGAAGGCGGGCGAGCGCACGCTGCGCTGCGGCCTGCAGGTCTCCGGCAGCCAGGGCCTGGCCACCAAGCCGATCACCGGCAGCGTGCGCGACATCAACCAGTCCAAGGTCTACGACGTCGGCACCTGCATCGGCATCAAATCGAACCTGCCCACCGACCCGGTCGACTGCGCCCAGCCGCACGCCTTCGAGATCGTCTCCACCGTGGACCTGGCCACCCACTTCACCGGCGGCCCGCCCTCCAAGGACGATCAGGACAAGTTCATGGAAGACCAGTGCGCCAAGGACGCCACCGACTACCTCGGCGCCCCCGACGCACTGCGCAACAAGACCCTCACCCTGTTCTGGGACGCGCTCGACACCCGCAGCTGGATGGCCGGCAGCCGCAGCCTCAACTGCCTGGTCGGCAAGGGCGCCGACCAGGAGGGCTTCGCCGCCATCACCGGATCCGCCAAGGGCGACATCCAGGTCGACGGCCAGGCGCCGGTGCCGCCGCCCAACAACGGCCGCTACACCCCGCCGCCGCTGCCCGGCGCGGTCCCGCCGGTCATCCCGCAGCCACGGTAA
- a CDS encoding GMC family oxidoreductase: MPQYTPHTADFVVVGAGSAGAALAAKLSERPGVSVVVLEAGGEDTDKFAHIPAAFNQLFQGDNDWNYRTETQPELSNRRVYWPRGKMLGGSSSMNAMMWVRGFAADYDEWSRYAGPEWSFEQVLPYFQRIETVEEAAEPGEGRNGPLHISRQRSPRALTHTYLQAAAEAGYPVERANGDRPQGFSQTMVTQKRGARWSTADAYLRPARQQGRNITVVTDAHATRVLFEGTRAIGVEFRIGGETKQISAKREVILSGGAINTPQLLELSGIGDGDRLQEFGIPVVRHLPEVGRGLRDHLAAPIVYRTTGGSLYGADKNLLELANYLLLRRGQLTSNIGEAYGFTRSREDLDLPDLELIFAPAPYIAEGLGEPDGHALTFAAVLLKPESIGSVSIISPDPFVAPRINPRYCAEPADRAALLAGLRTCVEIANQPALKEHIGELMQPAVPSDTPMDEVLRRCLEDHSHTLYHPVGTCAMSRDESSVVDPQLRVRGIEGLRVADTSVMPVITRGHTHAPAVMIGEKAADLILS; the protein is encoded by the coding sequence ATGCCCCAATACACCCCGCACACCGCCGATTTCGTCGTGGTCGGAGCCGGATCGGCGGGGGCCGCACTGGCCGCGAAACTCAGTGAGCGCCCCGGCGTCAGCGTCGTGGTCCTGGAGGCCGGCGGCGAGGACACCGACAAATTCGCGCACATTCCCGCCGCGTTCAACCAGCTCTTCCAAGGCGACAACGACTGGAACTACCGCACCGAGACCCAACCCGAACTCAGCAACCGGCGCGTGTACTGGCCGCGCGGCAAGATGCTCGGCGGATCCTCCTCGATGAACGCCATGATGTGGGTGCGCGGCTTCGCCGCCGACTACGACGAATGGTCCCGCTACGCCGGACCCGAATGGTCCTTCGAGCAGGTGCTGCCCTACTTCCAGCGCATCGAGACCGTGGAAGAAGCCGCCGAGCCCGGCGAAGGCCGCAACGGACCGCTGCACATCTCCCGCCAGCGCAGCCCGCGCGCCCTCACCCACACCTACCTGCAGGCCGCCGCCGAAGCCGGATATCCGGTGGAACGCGCCAACGGCGATCGGCCGCAAGGGTTCTCGCAGACCATGGTGACCCAGAAGCGCGGCGCGCGCTGGAGCACCGCCGACGCCTACCTGCGGCCCGCCCGCCAGCAGGGCCGCAACATCACCGTCGTCACCGACGCGCACGCCACCCGGGTGCTGTTCGAAGGCACCCGCGCCATCGGCGTGGAATTCCGGATCGGCGGCGAGACCAAGCAGATCAGCGCCAAACGCGAGGTCATCCTGTCCGGCGGCGCGATCAACACGCCGCAGCTGCTCGAACTGTCCGGCATCGGCGACGGCGACCGGCTGCAGGAATTCGGCATCCCCGTGGTGCGGCACCTGCCCGAGGTCGGGCGCGGCCTGCGCGACCACCTGGCCGCTCCCATCGTCTACCGCACCACCGGCGGCAGCCTCTACGGCGCGGACAAGAACCTGCTCGAACTCGCCAACTACCTGCTGCTGCGGCGCGGCCAGCTCACCTCCAACATCGGCGAGGCGTACGGGTTCACCCGCAGCCGCGAGGACCTCGACCTGCCCGACCTGGAACTCATCTTCGCGCCCGCCCCCTACATCGCCGAGGGCCTGGGCGAACCGGACGGACACGCGCTCACTTTCGCCGCGGTCCTGCTCAAGCCGGAATCCATCGGCAGCGTCTCCATCATCTCGCCGGATCCGTTCGTCGCGCCGCGCATCAACCCGCGCTACTGCGCCGAACCCGCCGACCGAGCCGCCCTGCTCGCGGGTCTGCGCACCTGCGTCGAGATCGCCAACCAGCCCGCGCTGAAGGAACACATCGGCGAGCTCATGCAGCCCGCCGTGCCCTCCGACACCCCGATGGACGAAGTGCTGCGCCGCTGCCTCGAGGACCACTCGCACACGCTGTACCACCCGGTCGGCACCTGCGCGATGAGCCGCGACGAATCCAGCGTGGTGGACCCGCAACTGCGAGTACGCGGCATCGAAGGCCTGCGCGTGGCCGACACGTCGGTGATGCCGGTGATCACCCGCGGCCACACCCACGCCCCCGCGGTCATGATCGGCGAGAAGGCTGCAGACCTGATCTTGTCGTGA
- a CDS encoding bifunctional diguanylate cyclase/phosphodiesterase: protein MARTTGAFYVMGGLLGLALTAVAPGDEGNRPLVGAAAFVALLLGISLLIWGPRLPHSVHHAYVATATVLVTVAVHWFPNTVGAISLAAFYVFVACDAAIFFSWRWLGGHLAFAIACCLWVVPSRGLPWWSGIIPAGITFGIGIVVGILTRMASDADIDVLTGLLNRRGFDRALSNAIAHATRTGQGLALVLVDLDRFQKINDHLGHRAGDAVLQRVGDTWSKLLAPDQRLARYGGDAFALLLPGTTEQAAILLTEELRAAVTTGCSAGVTSWQPGESGSLLVSRADVGLYRAKQAGRNRTVLESSRQLPLAVELREAIDRGTLDVQYQPIVSLSDGDTRAVGVEALLRWSSHAQPEVTTEGLIRVAEEYDLISDLDELVLRRACADAARLQETFAQLDLTLNVNVSGLELAETEYAARVSGILEETGWPAEQLVLEVTESELAAESETAIANLHRLREFGVRIAIDDFGTGYSSLSRLATLPSDILKVDQSFVASIRSDSPAPPLLGVIAALSKSLDLQVIAEGVETEYQAAVLTELGFALAQGYHYNDSHPVTELINDLNDRPGLVGASVSEGEPSSNGWIPLDNPVDGGTPGAQS from the coding sequence ATGGCTCGGACCACCGGGGCGTTCTACGTCATGGGTGGCTTGCTGGGTTTGGCCCTGACCGCCGTCGCTCCGGGTGATGAGGGTAATCGGCCGCTGGTGGGCGCGGCGGCGTTCGTGGCGCTGCTGCTGGGTATCAGTCTGCTCATCTGGGGTCCGCGGCTGCCGCATTCGGTGCATCACGCCTACGTGGCGACCGCGACGGTGCTGGTGACCGTTGCGGTGCATTGGTTTCCGAACACGGTCGGTGCGATCAGTCTGGCCGCGTTCTATGTGTTCGTGGCCTGTGACGCCGCGATCTTCTTCTCCTGGCGCTGGCTGGGCGGGCATCTGGCGTTCGCCATCGCCTGCTGCCTGTGGGTGGTGCCGTCGCGCGGGCTGCCGTGGTGGTCGGGCATCATTCCGGCGGGTATCACCTTCGGAATCGGCATCGTGGTCGGCATTTTGACGCGCATGGCGTCGGACGCCGACATCGATGTGCTGACCGGTCTGCTGAATCGCCGCGGTTTCGACCGCGCGCTGAGCAATGCCATCGCGCACGCCACCCGTACCGGTCAGGGTCTGGCCCTGGTGCTGGTGGACCTGGATCGCTTCCAGAAGATCAACGATCATCTGGGTCACCGGGCCGGTGACGCCGTGCTGCAGCGGGTGGGCGACACCTGGTCGAAACTGCTTGCGCCGGATCAGCGTCTGGCCCGTTACGGCGGTGACGCGTTCGCGCTGCTGCTGCCCGGCACCACCGAGCAGGCCGCGATCCTGTTGACCGAGGAGCTGCGGGCCGCCGTCACCACCGGTTGTTCGGCGGGTGTGACGTCGTGGCAGCCGGGTGAGTCCGGTTCGCTGCTGGTGTCGCGCGCGGATGTGGGCCTGTACCGGGCCAAGCAGGCGGGCCGTAATCGCACGGTGCTGGAGTCGTCGCGGCAGTTGCCGTTGGCGGTGGAGCTGCGTGAGGCGATCGACCGCGGCACCTTGGACGTGCAGTATCAGCCGATCGTGAGTCTCTCCGACGGCGACACTCGCGCGGTCGGTGTGGAAGCCTTGCTGCGCTGGTCTTCTCACGCGCAGCCGGAGGTCACCACGGAGGGCCTGATCCGGGTCGCCGAGGAATACGACCTGATCTCCGATCTGGACGAGCTGGTGTTGCGCCGCGCCTGCGCCGACGCCGCCCGACTGCAGGAGACGTTCGCTCAGCTCGACCTGACCCTGAATGTCAATGTGAGCGGCCTGGAGCTGGCCGAGACCGAGTACGCCGCCCGGGTTTCCGGCATTCTCGAGGAAACCGGCTGGCCCGCTGAGCAACTCGTGCTCGAGGTGACCGAGAGCGAGCTGGCCGCCGAATCCGAGACCGCGATCGCGAACCTGCACCGGCTGCGCGAGTTCGGCGTCCGGATCGCCATCGACGATTTCGGCACCGGCTACTCCTCGCTGAGCCGCCTGGCCACGCTGCCGTCGGACATTCTCAAGGTGGATCAGTCCTTCGTGGCGTCCATCCGCTCCGATTCCCCGGCCCCGCCGCTGCTGGGCGTGATCGCGGCGCTGAGCAAGTCTCTCGACTTGCAGGTGATCGCGGAGGGTGTGGAGACCGAATATCAAGCCGCGGTGCTCACCGAGCTCGGTTTCGCGCTGGCTCAGGGCTACCACTACAACGATTCGCATCCGGTCACCGAGCTCATCAACGATCTCAACGACCGCCCCGGCCTGGTCGGCGCCTCGGTCTCGGAGGGCGAGCCTTCCAGCAACGGCTGGATCCCGCTCGATAATCCGGTTGACGGTGGTACGCCCGGCGCGCAGAGTTGA
- a CDS encoding MFS transporter gives MLFAFTADLIPLYAIYALLFADHGLNPAQISSLFAIWSATAFLLEIPSGAWADTVSRRALLILSGALLTAGFTVWTLYPTYLGFAAGFVLWGTAGALRSGTFEALLYDELHARAATADYTRTMGYVRTATESAALIGILAAAPLYAWGGYALVACSSVALAALHTGTALLLPAAPKSISAKEIEEDDPPEVADFHSAASPGYVAMLRAGIREALRVRMIRRGVVLVALLNGVTAFDEYFSLLAGHAGAGPSLAAVLVALTVAGSLAGSSLAGRTEGIRARTMSFALAAAGVLFIAGALLAGAAAHHPTALYALTVAGFSAIGVAYGIDYNADVLASARLQDAITGPARATVTSVAGFTTEVIALLVFGFAAVATTWIPLPLMVAALGTPLLLAAALTPTWLPRRTRP, from the coding sequence GTGTTGTTCGCGTTCACCGCGGACCTGATCCCGCTGTACGCGATCTACGCCCTGTTGTTCGCCGATCACGGCCTGAACCCCGCGCAGATCTCCTCCCTGTTCGCCATCTGGTCGGCGACCGCCTTCCTCCTGGAGATCCCTTCCGGCGCGTGGGCTGACACCGTCTCGCGCCGCGCTCTCCTGATCCTGTCCGGCGCCCTCCTGACGGCGGGCTTCACGGTCTGGACCCTGTACCCCACCTACCTGGGCTTCGCTGCCGGTTTCGTCTTGTGGGGCACCGCGGGCGCCCTCCGATCGGGCACCTTCGAGGCCCTCCTCTACGACGAACTACACGCCCGCGCCGCGACCGCCGACTACACGCGCACGATGGGCTACGTCCGGACAGCCACCGAATCCGCCGCCCTGATCGGCATTCTCGCCGCCGCCCCCTTGTACGCCTGGGGCGGCTACGCCCTCGTCGCATGTTCCAGTGTCGCCTTGGCGGCACTGCACACCGGCACGGCACTGCTGCTCCCCGCCGCCCCGAAGTCCATATCCGCCAAGGAGATCGAGGAGGACGACCCGCCCGAAGTCGCCGACTTCCACTCGGCAGCTTCGCCCGGTTACGTCGCGATGCTCCGCGCGGGTATACGCGAGGCCTTGCGCGTCAGAATGATCCGCCGAGGCGTGGTCCTGGTGGCCCTGCTCAACGGAGTAACCGCGTTCGACGAATACTTCTCCCTGCTGGCAGGCCACGCCGGCGCCGGACCATCCCTGGCCGCGGTGCTGGTCGCCCTGACCGTGGCGGGTTCCCTGGCTGGTTCGTCCCTGGCAGGCCGTACCGAGGGCATCCGCGCCCGCACCATGTCCTTCGCGCTGGCCGCCGCCGGAGTCCTCTTCATCGCCGGCGCACTGCTCGCGGGCGCGGCCGCCCACCACCCGACCGCCCTGTACGCACTGACAGTGGCCGGCTTCTCGGCCATCGGCGTCGCCTACGGCATCGACTACAACGCCGACGTCCTGGCCTCGGCCCGCCTCCAGGACGCCATCACCGGCCCGGCCCGAGCCACGGTCACCTCGGTCGCAGGCTTCACCACCGAAGTGATCGCTCTCCTGGTCTTCGGTTTCGCAGCCGTCGCCACCACCTGGATCCCGTTGCCGCTCATGGTCGCAGCCCTCGGCACCCCGCTCCTCCTGGCCGCCGCTCTCACCCCCACCTGGCTCCCACGCCGGACCCGCCCCTGA
- a CDS encoding DMT family transporter: MRRWVGLGFGGSIGAAVAVQARINGELGHRLGDGIAAATISFGSGLLILAVVFAGSGRLRAGVGKVRDALRSGELHWWQLLGGLSGAYFVACQGLTVATIGVTAFTVATVAGQLASSLVVDRLGWGPGGPTPVTALRVGAAVLGLLAVLLAVVGRSGTGTAGHSTASVLLVVLPLVAGVLVAWQQAVNGRVGAVGGPLSATLANFATGTAALLVIEAAVLVRRGGLHSPPTEPWLYLGGLIGISFVALAVAVVRWIGVLLLGLASVAGQLLASVVLDVVAPTGAGVSVLAVVGCVLTFAAVAVAARSRTS, from the coding sequence ATGCGTCGGTGGGTGGGGTTGGGGTTCGGGGGTTCCATCGGCGCGGCCGTGGCCGTGCAGGCGCGGATCAACGGTGAGCTGGGGCATCGGCTGGGGGACGGGATCGCCGCTGCGACCATCAGTTTCGGTAGCGGGCTGTTGATCCTGGCCGTGGTCTTCGCGGGCAGCGGGCGTTTGCGCGCGGGTGTCGGGAAGGTCCGGGATGCGTTGCGCAGCGGGGAGTTGCACTGGTGGCAGCTGCTGGGCGGGCTGTCGGGCGCGTATTTCGTTGCGTGTCAGGGGCTTACGGTGGCGACCATCGGGGTCACCGCGTTCACCGTGGCCACGGTGGCCGGGCAGTTGGCGAGCAGTTTGGTGGTGGATCGGCTGGGCTGGGGGCCGGGTGGACCGACGCCGGTGACGGCGCTGCGGGTCGGTGCGGCGGTGCTCGGGCTGCTCGCGGTGCTGCTCGCCGTGGTCGGCAGGAGCGGCACGGGGACGGCCGGGCACTCCACGGCGTCGGTGCTTCTGGTGGTGTTGCCGCTGGTCGCGGGTGTGCTGGTGGCGTGGCAGCAGGCGGTGAACGGCCGGGTGGGCGCGGTCGGCGGGCCGTTGTCGGCGACACTGGCCAATTTCGCGACCGGTACCGCCGCGCTGCTCGTCATCGAGGCGGCGGTGCTGGTCCGGCGCGGTGGTCTGCACAGTCCGCCGACCGAGCCCTGGCTGTATCTCGGTGGCCTGATCGGGATTTCGTTCGTGGCGCTGGCCGTGGCCGTGGTGCGCTGGATCGGTGTGCTGCTACTGGGTTTGGCCTCGGTGGCCGGGCAGCTGCTGGCGTCGGTGGTGCTGGATGTGGTCGCGCCCACCGGCGCCGGGGTGTCGGTCCTGGCGGTGGTGGGCTGTGTGCTCACCTTCGCCGCGGTCGCGGTCGCCGCCAGGTCCCGAACGTCGTAG